DNA from Candidatus Cloacimonadota bacterium:
TTATTAAATAGAAACAAAAAATAAATGCCAAAATGGAGGAACCATGGCCAGCAAAAGCAGTGCCGAGTATTACGGCAGTTTTAGTGAAATGTCTCCCATCCGCGCGATTGCGGAGACTTTGATGAACACCCACAATGTTCGCAAAATCGACATCCGGGAAGCCTATGAAATGGCAAAAAAACAACCCGGCGTGAACATTACTGACCTCCCTGTCTATCCGGAATTTGTGAAATTGCACAATCTTCCCGCCGACGCCAAGGTTTTGGACGATTGTCACGGCAACATTATTGGCCGCACAGCCAAAGCGCGACGTTTTTACAACCGCCTGGATGCCAGTAAAAAGAACAAGGTGGAAGGTGACCTGCGTGAAGCCATCTGGCAAATGCAACATTATCCTCTGGTGAAGGCTGAAGCGATTTTGGGCATGGATAAAGATCTGATGATCAAAGCCACTTTCATCACCACCGAAAGCGACGTGAACAACGTCTATAACTGGCTTTTGAACTTCGCGCCCTATGAGCAGCTTCGCGAACAATATGAAAATAGCCCCAAGCTGCCCATCCAGGACATCATTCTCATCGCCTTCAACGAATGGAACAAGGAAGACGATCCCTTCTACAACAACGTTGGCGCGCCCCAGCTTGCCTTGGTGGACGAAAAACACAACGTGATTGTGAACCTCGGCATGCGCTATTTTGGCGAACGCAAAAAAGGCACGCTCACCATGGCTTGGACCTCCGGTATCCGTATCGGCATGGCAGCCTGTCATGGTGGCATCAAGGAACTGGATTTCAGCACCTGCGAAGATCCCAAATACCACGAACTTGGCAAGCGCTCCATCGCCTTCTACGGACTTTCCGGAACCGGCAAATCTTCCCACACAAACAGCCACGACAACGCTGGCACCATGCCCAAGGGCGTTTCCAAAGTGGTGCTTCATGACGACGCCTTCCAGATTGACCTGGAAAACAAGCTCTGCCGTGTTTGGGAACCCACCCTGTTCGATAAAACAGACAGCCGTCCACCCGATCATCCAGACTGGAAATACGCCTTGGCAGTGATGAACCACGCGGTGATAGACCTCGATGGCAAAAGGGTTCCGGTTGGCCAGGACGCCCGCAACCAGAACGGACGCGCCCTGC
Protein-coding regions in this window:
- a CDS encoding phosphoenolpyruvate carboxykinase (ATP) codes for the protein MASKSSAEYYGSFSEMSPIRAIAETLMNTHNVRKIDIREAYEMAKKQPGVNITDLPVYPEFVKLHNLPADAKVLDDCHGNIIGRTAKARRFYNRLDASKKNKVEGDLREAIWQMQHYPLVKAEAILGMDKDLMIKATFITTESDVNNVYNWLLNFAPYEQLREQYENSPKLPIQDIILIAFNEWNKEDDPFYNNVGAPQLALVDEKHNVIVNLGMRYFGERKKGTLTMAWTSGIRIGMAACHGGIKELDFSTCEDPKYHELGKRSIAFYGLSGTGKSSHTNSHDNAGTMPKGVSKVVLHDDAFQIDLENKLCRVWEPTLFDKTDSRPPDHPDWKYALAVMNHAVIDLDGKRVPVGQDARNQNGRALLDRSLLGNYVNRCAFPKALVWLMKDSVLPPVLKLADKHLAIAMGAALMTQRNRAENVTEEELNKLVFEPFANPFRVYELYRDVEAFINVADNGADFYCFNS